The following DNA comes from Papaver somniferum cultivar HN1 unplaced genomic scaffold, ASM357369v1 unplaced-scaffold_99, whole genome shotgun sequence.
CCCATTTTGTTTGGGGGGTACCAACACAAGATGTCTCAAATAttatcccattagtcttaaaatatccacgcaaAGTATTAAATTctgttccattatcacttctaacatgtttgatttccttgCTAAACTGACGTTTAATGAGACCAACAAAATTAATAAATACCATTTCAACTTCAGTTTTAGATTTGATCAAacaaatccacacacctcttgaaaaatcatcaagTATTGTTAAAAAATAATGAGCTCCACAAGACAAAGGTGTCTTGTAAGGCCCCCATAAATCCAAATGAACCAACTCAAATATACAGCTAGATTTATTCTGACTATTAGCaaaactacttctacgatgttttgctcgtggacaaatatcacaagcatTATTCTTCTTCTTAGATAACGAACTCACAGCAGGTATCTTTTTCAATACTTTTTCTGAAGGATGTCCCAATCTTTGATGCCATAGCTCATACAAATCCCCACTAACTGCAAACACTTTTACTGGAGGTATACCACGAAACagatatagtccaccttgtctctcacccactccaatcaccttcctcgtcaaccggttctgtataagacataaactgttagtacattgcaCAACACATGCTATCTCATCGATCATCTGTGTGACCGAGATTAAGTTGAAAGTTATATGACGTACATAAAGCACAATATCAAGTTtcaaaccaccaggaagaatCACAGTTCCAATTTTATCAGAGTTCACATACTTTCCATCGGAAAACCTACTGAGCATGCCTTAATATCTTTTACTTCTATCATGTCATCTATATTGCATGTGACATGATTCGTAGCTCCTGTATCTACAATCCAGGAAGCCCGATGTTGTTTACCTTGTAGttgaattttttatttgtttgaacTCAAAAACTCAAGTACTGTTGAAGTTGAGCTGCTGTCACACCATTCAAGCCAGCTCCATCTATAAATGTCGTGTTTGACTGCTGAGCTGCTGGTATATTCAAGTTATTTGCACGAACATGATTGGTGCTGCCATATCCTCTGCCAGATGCAAAACTACCTCGACCTCTACCACCAGCTCTTCCACCTCTGCCATATCCTCTACCACTATGaggtctgtctccccaccattcaggATAACCAATTATTTGATAACACCCATCATCAGAGTGTCCCTCTCGATTACAATGCCTGCAAAACTTTGAAGAATCATAAGTATTTGTGGTTTCTCTTTGTTCAGGTTGTACCTTAAAATCCATAATGTTTTCCTGTACGTCCTTAGATAGAAGCACATCTCCCATTCTCAACCGTTCAGAGTTAACTAACGTCTGGTACGCATCATCTATtgatggtaaaggatctcttgcTAATAATTGTTCACGTAGTGACCTATACACACTAtctaaaccaatcaaaaaataatgaagataatcttcttctctcaaagtaGTCACCTGACTTGTAATATCACAGGTGCAATGACCACACTTGCATTGTGGTATTTTGATATATGTCACCAGATCACCCCACAACTTGTTTAATCTTCCAAAATAAACGACACTTTCAGATTTACCTTGTTTACACTCACTCAAAGATAATTTTATTTGACAGATTCTTGTACCACTTACCACACAAAATCGTTTCCGCAAGTGTGTCTAGAGAAGAGCAGCAGCATCATAATCTCCCAGTGTCGATTGTATGGAAGAATCCAGGGTGTTGTTAATCCAGGAAACAATGGTTGATTGAACCGCAATCCATTCCTCCAATTGTTCGGGATCTGTAGGTTCTTTTATTGTGCCGTCAACAAAACTAAAATTTCGTTTGGCTATTAATGATCTTCTAATGGATCTatcccattcatcatagttagttCCTATTAACACAATCGGGGTAATAAGAATACCAGGACCATCACTCGATCCTAGATGATACACCGAATTTTTCTTCGATGAATCATGCTCCtgttgttttcctttttctcCGTCTTTTGATGTTTCTTCTACCATTCTGTTtaatgaaaaaaattgattttagggtttttagggttttaaccATGCTCAATGCCATGTTAAATTCACGACAAGTTATGCCTTTCTCATTAGAAACTCAAGATATTTATACATCAATATGACTTGGTCAGCACGATACAAGACTTGCAGAATACGAGAACTCTTCCTAATATAACTCGTAACAAACTTAAAATAGAGTTTGTTTCCTAATAAATACAGAGAGCAAGTGTACAACCAAAACCAATTTTAACAACCGACACCAAGCTCCCATCACCGTCCATGGGAAAGATCTAACATAGATAGAAAGATACCGACTGAAGAGATTCTGACTTATGAGTTAAGTAAAGATATGTTTTAGGGTTTTGCAAATTTGCTTCCAGGCTTTTTACTGCAAAAAAGTGTCTTTTCAGCTTAACCATTCCAGGCTCTATTAAACAATACACAATGTACGAAATCTGAATTTTTAGACTCTAGCTACTACAAATGAAACAAAACAAGGAAAACACCATTTTAACTCTCTGCCTCAACCTAAGGAACACTGACTGCATTTTAATGGAAACTTGTTATATCTCTGAATATTCCATCAACTAGGAATGATAAATCATAAATTCAAATAGAAcaaaataaatacgaaacatAATCAGATTATGGATAACATATATAAACAGCTGTTTGTGATTAAGATTGATCAATAACTAGTACATGATTCATTGAAAACCCACTCCTTGATGAATCAATCTTATGATCACCACAACTAACAAAACATGAACCCTAAAACGAGAAAGATCAAAAACTAAACTAGGAAGGGAAATTATCATGCAACCAAAAGATGAAACAACAGAAAGTAAAAACCAACCACCTCCTTTTCTTCACATCAAGAACACTGACCAGCTGATAGACTACTCAACAGTTACAAGGATGAAATTTTTCTCCTCAACCTTTACCTTAGGAATAGTGATCTCAAGAAGTCCGTTCTTCATCTCATCTTTTAGTTCCTGTAAGTTCAGGAGATCATCAAAATCCATATCGAAAATTATAACAGTGTTCATATCATCTTCATTAACATCTGGACCAATAataacaacatcttcttcttctttacccaGAAGACTAGTGATAACAAGAGAGATACCATCTACAGTGACTTTGATATCATCCTTTCCAAACCCAGGAAAGTTTATCTTAAACTCAATACCTTCTTTCCGCTCTTTAGCACTCCATCTCTTCATCAtcacatctttttcttcttctttgtcataCAGATTCACCTCCTCCTCCATATCTGAACCAAACATATCTGCATAAAAAAAACCACAAGTTAGAAAGGAAACGCATCAAAAGACAAAAACTTCTTGGACTTAAAGGATAgctgaaaatactaaaaataaaatacatacctGAACTAAGAAGATCATCAGTAGTGAAACTAGGCCGAAGAGCATCAGAGATGTGAGACCCTTTCTTGGTTTTCATCATGTGAAATGGGAAAGAACATTAGAAGTTGCAGAACGTTTGGGGGTTAGGGTTCTTAAAAATATGGAGCTTATTTTTCATAACCTTTGGGGTGACAACAGTAATAGTAGCAGCAGGTTTCTTTGACATGGTGGCCATGATGATGGGGATGAAGGAAGCCATTATTGAGTATGGTAGATCTTAAAAACTCTCAAGGAAACCCTAGAATATACTACTAGTATGTTGTAAGGACATAAGAAAGTCTTGTGatggtatttatagagaaatgaAAGTGAATGCTGACGACTGACTGTATAAAATGTTGACTCGATTAATGATTCTTAGTTAATATTACTGTGAACTTAAGTCTTAAGTAAGTAATAACTAACTTAATAGTGGTACGAAGACTTTGTCTGTTTGTGAGACCGGAGATAATCTCTGGGAATGGTTAAAACAATTAGATGAAGGCCCACTGTAGAGACCCAGAAAATTCATTCTACAGGGCCTGTTAATAAGAACGTTTAAATGTCTTAGTTTTACTGTTTACACGACGATTTCAAAACCAAATGCACAAATCAATAGATTTAAATAGGTAATTTACATACTATTTTAGGTGGGGATTCAAATAGTATTAACTAATAGTACTTCATAAACAAATGGGGTGATACGAAGAAGAAAATTATTGTAGTAACTATCCTACGTGTTATCGTTGGTGGAAGCATTTAAAATCATGATTTCAGTTTCTCAGGGTCTTCATCTAATTGTTTTAACCATTCCAATTCTTGAATCCATTGATAAATTATTCATTGAAGATATCGAGCTCCTGAGTTGAGGGTATAGAAGAAGTGAAAGATGATTCGGTTGAATCAAAACATGTAAGCATATTGGTGCAAGCTTAGGCAAGGCCAAGATATTTGACTTGTTGGGTGTGACATTGAGAAGGGAATTATAATACTAAACTCTAGAGATCACATAATTAAGACGTTCCTAAATTAATTGGCTTACTCTGATATTTGTGTTTATTGATTAGAACGCTTAATGTTAAGAAAATTTCTCTGGATGATAGATACTTAGGGATACCTTTATTTATTGGTAGATAGATCTAAAACTCAGGCTTTTACACACTTAGATGAGAACTTTGATAGGACTGTCCCTAACTAGAAGGGCAAACATCTTACCCAAGATGGTAGATCAGTCATGGTTTTAAAATGTTTTAAAGTCTTCCCCTGTATACCACATGAACTCTTTTCTCTTTCCCGATAACTTAGTTCATAAAATGGAAGCTAAACAACGTGATTCTGGTGGGGAAAGAATAATACTGGTGGCATTTATCTAAAAAATTGACTGAAGTTTGTGTGCATAAATCTCGGGGAGTTCTAGGTTTTAGAAATCTTAAGTGCTTCAATACTTCTTTGTAACTAAGACTGCTTGGAGATTGATTCATACCTCTGATGCTTTGTGGGTCAGAATCTTGAAGTGTAAACACTTCAAGAACTGTCATCCCTTGCAGTATGTTAAGCCCAAGAACTGTTCTTGGGCCTGGACCAGCATTTGTGTTAGCATTGAGATTATTAAGAAACATTAAACATGGGAAGTTATAAATGGTTTAAATATCCATGCTTTTAGAGATAATTGGATACATGATATGTCTTAGCCAATGTGTCTTAACTACCCTAATTATGATTAGATGGTTGGTGATTTTATTGACACTTCTACTAGAAGCTGGAATCGTGATTTAGTTGAGACTTTCTCCACCTCTAATAATAGCAATAAGATTCTTAAATACTAGAATCCCAGTTTCAGGTTCTCATAGATTGATTTGGCCTCATACTAAATCTGACACTTCTTCGGTTACGTCATGTAATAAATCATCTCTAGGACATCTAATATTAATACTAATATGCTAGTAAATGATCCAATTTATAAAACCATTTGGGGTTTGCCTGTTCTTCCCaaaattctatgaaaatatcattCCCTCTAAAGATAGAGTCGGTAGATATAATGCTACTCATAACCTTATTTGCAGCATGTGCTGAACTAATGTAACTGAAACTACTGAGCATATTATTATGTATTGTGATTTTGTTGCCCGTGTCTGGAACTCAGTCCCATAGGGGATTCATATTCAGCAGTATCATAATTTTACAATCACTATTAAAGATCGGGTAAAAGAACTTCTGAATAGTACTCTTTCCAAGGATCATAAATGTGCACAACTGCTTGGTATATGGAGAGATAGATGCATGTATGTCTTTCAAAACCTAGGTCTGAAAAAAGAAGCCACTGTTAGGTATGCTATTAGGTTAACAAATGATATGCAACATGATACTAGTGCTCCCTCTAGTATGCAGGCTGGTGTCACAACCTCAAATGCTTTAAGGCACCCGAGGACTGAAAATTTACCATAAGATTGTTTGCTAATTTTTTGATGCTTTTTATGATATAAATACTAATGGAGCAGAAATTGGTACTGTGGCTACTGATATAACAGAATAAGTATGGACAATATTTGTATTCTCAGTGATTCCAAGAATGTTATTTTCTATTTATTAGATAAACAACGTCAAACCAGTTGGTTCAGCAGCACTATTCTGGTTGACCGTTCCTTAGTAGTAGAGTCGTGTCagttttttgaatttcaaaacattCATAGAAGTTTCAATTCGCTGGCTGATAAAGCAGCCAAGCATCGTAGGAATAAAAATGTAGCATGTGTATGGTTATCTTATCATCCTTACTTTATTACCCAAAACCTTGTACTTTGACTCTTTTAGTTGAATTCTTTCTTttgtagaaaaaaaaataaaaatggcttACTCGCTATTGTGGGAGTCAGGCTAGTGAATTTGGGACGTCTTAAACAGATGATTGATATACAGAGTCATGTATACTGAGATTTTCCAACTAGGTTTTGGTCAGAAAATTAAGAAATTTCCATTGGTATGATGAGAAACAAAAACTTGGTATAAACTGTCAGATGAATTTTGTCTTTAACTTCTTGGACCTGTTTCTGACTCGTCCTAATTTTTGTCGTTCCAGTTATACTCTTGGAGAACTAGAAAGGGTTACCAATAAATGGCCCGAGCACACCTCCTTTTGAACGAGAAAATATAATGGCAAATGCCTGGTTTCATGTGTTACACACAATGCGGGGTCTATCCAAATTGATAATAGTGGCCTAGAGGATATCGATTATACCTGAACCAGTAATAATTTGGGTACATGTGATAGGAAATCTAGGATAGATATGGCCTTAGGAAATGGGGATTGGAACATAAACTTTTATAATGCTAAGCTTAATCATTTAACACAAGTTGGTATCATATCCCAATAATGCTGTTAACTGACAATATTAAGTATTTGTTGGAAGCCTTTGAATTCTTCCTCACTTGGCTTACTGATGATTATTGTGCTGCTGTGATTGCTAATGCATGGAAAAAAAAGTATCAAAGGCTCTCATGAGTTTCAGTTAGTAGCATACTTAATGCTACTAGAAGAGATCTGTTAAGATGGAAGAAGGAGCATTTTGGGGATATAAATCAAAAAGTTGACAAATTACAAAAGGAGCTGGACACTTCACAAGCTCAAGTACCTAATCCTACATCTCATAATCAAATTATCTCTATCAATAAGGAGCTGAAACAAATGGCAAAAGGTTAATTGCGAGTTCTATCAACAGAAGTCAAGAGACCACTCCATCAAAGACGTGGACTAGAACAACAaatactttcatgcaaaaaccaatAGAAAAAGAATAAGGAACAATATTGATTTTATCAAGGACCACAACAACAATTGGTTGCAGACAAGAGATCAAATTGCTCAACACCTAACTCATCACTTTAAGAGTACAAGTACTTATGTTTTACCATATCTGGATGAGAGTTTTTATAATGTATTACCTACTTTAGTCATCATCGAACACAACTCTTCTCTTATCATAATATCCTccaatgaaaatataaattctacTCTTGAAAGTATGAAAAATTGGAGTGCCTCTGGTCCAGAGGGTTTTCAAGTTGGTTTCTACAAGAGTCAATGGGAGATTGTAGGGGAGGATGTTTGTATGATGGTGTCTAGGTTTTTTCAtaccaaacatattctcaaataaatCAACCAAACTTACATATCTCtcattccaaaaaagaaaaaagctacTTGTGCTACAGACTACATGCCAATTGGATTATGTAACAATTGTTACAAGATTATTTCTAAAATCCCGATTAACATAATGAAGCCTTTAATGGAGAAAATCATTTCTCCCTTTCAAGCTTCTTATGTCTCTGGAAGATTAAATTGACAACACAATTATAGCACAAGAGATTATTCATTCtatgaaaaagaagaaa
Coding sequences within:
- the LOC113346361 gene encoding heat shock 22 kDa protein, mitochondrial-like; the protein is MASFIPIIMATMSKKPAATITVVTPKKGSHISDALRPSFTTDDLLSSDMFGSDMEEEVNLYDKEEEKDVMMKRWSAKERKEGIEFKINFPGFGKDDIKVTVDGISLVITSLLGKEEEDVVIIGPDVNEDDMNTVIIFDMDFDDLLNLQELKDEMKNGLLEITIPKVKVEEKNFILVTVE